One region of Maylandia zebra isolate NMK-2024a linkage group LG10, Mzebra_GT3a, whole genome shotgun sequence genomic DNA includes:
- the nfrkb gene encoding nuclear factor related to kappa-B-binding protein isoform X1 — MDALAHMLSDPLDPKEENDEQITEECMLGNCRVSLPEDLLEDPEIFFSVLSESTWREVLTDSQRQHLRQFLPQFPENNSVEQDSTISDLFNNKNFNFGNPLHLAQKLFRDGYFNPEVVKYRQLCAKSQRKRQVHCLQQYYHRLLKQILVSRKELLDFAVQNGLDFPHKRRLPTKTHAEMREARVTRRLSRIMKEVKAECGDSNASSDDDDISPWTPAPQSPSSPTPTVSVRVLPSLSTQDMKSTEKIELGEQDLKVMLQNHREKRKRQPDHPDLITSDIHLGDILSRANMGRKGTMPLFDLSLPKKKIRDERRKKKMRTIKVESEDTCDTLAPPDTPSAPPANMINSLPDAPSTPLTNIKEEVVEEYLSSPVPVEEIVASFFSLLENILRTEGPASTSVLEEKVQIWQSSPASSINAWFSSASCWSDLVVQALQFLAGETKDGMMALPSGFSPFVEFSDECQQWRWIGPTQDTEKDLSALCQLWLDSKDFIVKTENEETLDMTSPTPRLSTDYVVRPSTGDERQVFQVQEQQRYNQPHKAFTFRMHGFESVVGPVKGVFDKEMSLNKAREHTLLRSDRPPYVTILSLVRDAAARLPNGEGTRAEICELLKDSQFLAPDVTSAQVNTVVSGALDRLHYEKDPCVKYDIGRKLWIYLHRNRSQEEFERIHQAQAAAAKARKALQQKPKPAAKPKSGSKDGGNKTGFLEAGQDIGSNPMSPIPTTPTPNTPGTPKSPLPSTVTTPTKTRVPDTIKTSPGVLLVSPPSLPQLGTILPTSQACPPASQPVTSHAARIVSHLTAGSLPQVRVVPAQPGLGSSAGSQQATLVHQTPHQIRMPVSVSAKGISQAVVSVPLRSQPASSPVQVPTTLSVSAVTVAKPQSGSPGSPATNPASPAVLQGVTSPNIKQVSITGQLGVKSPGAGIPITATNLRIQGKDVLRLPPSSITTDAKGQTVLRITPDMMATLAKSPVTTVKLTSDFLGSASTGGKSISATLHVTPPHPSPSSVSSAASCTGEVQTTKAGHVASTLLKAAGDTTIRLMPTLAVTVADQKSRTFSTVTSPDKTGATIRIMPGLGVIPQKPGQTITMTTTTGSKPLTASTCANVVTMPASVVAGAKGITVASGASGSPLTLGTATATVRQVPTTVVTTQTGKLPARITVPLSVLNQPLKSKSVVTTPIVKGSLNTNISSLGRNIILTTMPAGTKLIAGNKPVSFVTAQQFQQLQQQGQATQVRIQTVPAQQVQHMAAGSPKSVSTVVVTTAPSPKCTPDTPPAPQQ, encoded by the exons ATGGACGCCCTTGCACACATGCTTTCGGACCCTCTTGATCCAAAAGAAGAGAACGATGAGCAAATCACCGAGGAGTGCATGCTGGGGAACTGCAGAGTGAGCCTTCCAGAGGACCTCCTGGAGGAC CCTGAAATTTTCTTCTCTGTGCTGAGTGAAAGCACTTGGCGTGAAGTACTGACAGATTCCCAGCGGCAGCACCTTCGTCAGTTTCTGCCGCAGTTTCCTGAGAACAATAGTGTGGAGCAGGACAGTACCATCAGTGACCTATTCAATAATAAAAATTTTAACTTTGGGAACCCCCTTCATCTTGCACAAAAACTATTCAGAG ATGGTTACTTCAATCCTGaggtggtcaagtacagacaacTGTGTGCCAAGTCCCAGAGGAAACGACAGGTGCACTGCCTTCAGCAGTATTACCACAGGCTGCTGAAGCAGATCCTCGTCTCCAGAAAg GAGCTGCTGGACTTTGCAGTACAAAATGGTCTGGACTTTCCACATAAAAGAAGGTTACCAACCAAAACCCATGCAGAAATGCGGGAGGCAAGGGTGACAAGAAGATTGAGTCGCATAATGAAGGAGGTCAAAGCTGAGTGTGGGGACAGCAATGCTTCATCTGATGATGATG ATATATCACCATGGACTCCGGCACCTCAGTCACCCTCTTCTCCAACACCCACGGTCTCAGTCAGAGTACTACCAAGCCTCTCCACTCAAGACATGAAGAGTACTG aaaaaatagaacTTGGTGAGCAGGATTTGAAAGTCATGCTGCAGAATCATCGTGAGAAGAGGAAGCGACAACCG gACCATCCAGACTTGATAACCTCTGATATCCACCTTGGAGACATACTTTCAAGAGCAAACATGGGTCGTAAAGGGACTATGC CACTCTTCGATCTGTCTTTGCCTAAGAAGAAGATCAGagatgagagaaggaagaagaaaatgaggacGATAAAAGTTGAATCTGAGGACACCTGTGACACTCTTGCACCTCCAGACACCCCATCAGCTCCACCAGCAAACATGATCAACTCCCTGCCAGATGCACCGTCTACCCCGCTAACCAACATTAAGGAGGA aGTTGTGGAGGAGTATCTAAGCAGTCCCGTTCCAGTTGAGGAAATAGTCGCCAGTTTTTTCAGTTTGCTGGAAAACATCTTGAGGACAGAAGGTCCTGCCAGTACTTCAGTG TTGGAGGAGAAAGTTCAAATATGGCAGTCATCTCCAGCAAGTTCCATTAATGCATGGTTTTCTTCAGCCTCGTGCTGGTCTGACTTGGTTGTTCAAGCCCTGCAGTTTCTTGCAGGAGAGACTAAAG ATGGCATGATGGCACTTCCCAGTggcttttctccatttgtggaatTTTCTGATGAATGTCAACAGTGGAGGTGGATCG GTCCCACTCAGGATACAGAGAAGGATTTGAGTGCACTGTGTCAGTTGTGGTTAGACTCCAAAGATTTCATTgtcaag acagaaaatgaagaaacattagacATGACCTCTCCCACACCGAGACT TTCAACTGATTATGTCGTGCGTCCCAGCACTGGAGATGAGAGACAAGTGTTTCAAGTCCAG gAGCAGCAACGGTACAACCAGCCACATAAGGCTTTCACGTTTAGGATGCATGGCTTTGAATCTGTGGTGGGTCCAGTTAAAGGAGTGTTCGATAAGGAGATGTCACTAAACAAAGCCAGGGAGCACACGCTGCTGCGCTCAGACCGACCACCATACGTCACCATTCTTTCTCTGG taCGGGATGCAGCAGCCAGATTACCCAATGGGGAGGGAACGAGAGCAGAGATCTGTGAACTGCTGAAAGACTCACAGTTTCTTGCTCCAGATGTCACAAGTGCACAG GTGAATACAGTTGTCAGCGGGGCTCTGGATAGACTTCACTATGAGAAAGACCCCTGTGTCAAGTATGACATCGGCCGCAAACTGTGGATTTACCTGCACCGCAATCGCAGCCAGGAAGAGTTTG AGAGGATCCACCAGGCTCAAGCTGCAGCTGCAAAAGCAAGAAAAGCTCTACAGCAAAAACCGAAACCAGCAGCTAAACCT AAGTCTGGAAGCAAAGATGGAGGCAACAAAACTGGATTTTTGGAAGCAGGACAGGATATAGGTTCTAATCCCATGTCACCAATCCCGACGACACCCACTCCGAACACACCTGGAACCCCCAAATCACCCTTaccctccacagtcaccacacCAACAAAAACCAGAGTCCCAGATACAATCAAAACCAGCCCAGG TGTTCTTCTTGTGTCCCCTCCATCGTTGCCCCAGCTGGGAACTATTTTGCCCACAAGTCAGGCTTGTCCACCAGCTTCACAGCCAGTTACATCCCACGCAGCTCGTATAGTGAGTCACCTGACGGCAGGTTCTCTTCCACAAGTACGAGTCGTTCCTGCTCAGCCTGGCCTGGGGTCATCGGCAGGAAGTCAGCAAGCCACACTGGTACATCAGACCCCTCACCAGATCCGGATGCCAGTGTCAGTGTCTGCTAAAGGAATTTCACAG GCTGTGGTGTCTGTGCCTTTAAGAAGTCAACCTGCTAGCAGTCCAGTCCAGGTTCCAACTACATtgtctgtgtcagctgtaaCTGTGGCCAAACCTCAATCTGGATCACCTGGTAGCCCAGCTACCAACCCTGCTTCTCCAGCTGTGCTGCAAGGAGTCACCAGCCCAAACATCAAACAG GTGTCTATCACAGGACAACTGGGAGTAAAGTCTCCAGGAGCAGGAATTCCTATCACAGCTACAAACCTTCGCATCCAAGGCAAAGATGTCCTACGCCTCCCACCATCGTCCATAACCACAGATGCTAAAGGCCAAACAGTGCTGCGGATCACCCCAGACATGATGGCAACACTTGCCAAATCCCCAGTTACGACCGTCAAGCTCACTTCTGACTTTCTGGGCTCTGCCTCCACAGGCGGCAAGAGCATATCAGCCACTCTTCACGTGACACCACCCCATCCTTCACCTTCTTCGGTGTCCAGTGCTGCATCCTGTACTGGGGAAGTACAGACCACTAAAGCAGGACACGTTGCCTCGACCTTGTTAAAGGCTGCAGGAGACACGACCATTCGTTTGATGCCCACGTTGGCCGTCACTGTGGCCGACCAAAAATCTAGGACCTTCTCCACTGTGACTTCCCCAGACAAGACCGGCGCCACAATTCGGATAATGCCGGGCCTGGGTGTAATTCCACAGAAACCAGGTCAGACCATCACAATGACCACCACCACTGGCAGTAAACCTCTCACAGCAAGTACATGTGCTAACGTAGTGACCATGCCTGCCAGTGTTGTGGCCGGTGCTAAAGGGATCACAGTGGCTTCTGGAGCTTCGGGGTCACCTCTGACGCTAGGAACAGCTACAGCTACTGTGCGACAGGTCCCTACTACAGTTGTCACCACACAAACG GGGAAGTTACCCGCACGGATCACAGTCCCCCTGTCTGTCCTCAATCAGCCACTGAAGAGCAAGAGTGTTGTAACGACACCCATTGTGAAAGGAAGCCTGAACACAAA TATTAGCAGCCTGGGCAGAAACATCATTCTCACCACCATGCCTGCTGGCACGAAGCTGATTGCAGGAAACAAACCTGTCAGTTTTGTCACAGCGCAACAGTTCcaacagcttcagcagcaagGACAGGCCACACAG GTTCGGATCCAGACAGTTCCAGCGCAGCAGGTTCAGCACATGGCTGCAGGCTCCCCAAAATCTGTTTCAACAGTCGTAGTCACAACAGCACCTTCACCAAAATGTACGCCTGATACTCCACCGGCTCCACAACAGTGA
- the nfrkb gene encoding nuclear factor related to kappa-B-binding protein isoform X2, whose translation MDALAHMLSDPLDPKEENDEQITEECMLGNCRVSLPEDLLEDPEIFFSVLSESTWREVLTDSQRQHLRQFLPQFPENNSVEQDSTISDLFNNKNFNFGNPLHLAQKLFRDGYFNPEVVKYRQLCAKSQRKRQVHCLQQYYHRLLKQILVSRKELLDFAVQNGLDFPHKRRLPTKTHAEMREARVTRRLSRIMKEVKAECGDSNASSDDDDISPWTPAPQSPSSPTPTVSVRVLPSLSTQDMKSTEKIELGEQDLKVMLQNHREKRKRQPDHPDLITSDIHLGDILSRANMGRKGTMPLFDLSLPKKKIRDERRKKKMRTIKVESEDTCDTLAPPDTPSAPPANMINSLPDAPSTPLTNIKEEVVEEYLSSPVPVEEIVASFFSLLENILRTEGPASTSVLEEKVQIWQSSPASSINAWFSSASCWSDLVVQALQFLAGETKDGMMALPSGFSPFVEFSDECQQWRWIGPTQDTEKDLSALCQLWLDSKDFIVKTENEETLDMTSPTPRLSTDYVVRPSTGDERQVFQVQEQQRYNQPHKAFTFRMHGFESVVGPVKGVFDKEMSLNKAREHTLLRSDRPPYVTILSLVRDAAARLPNGEGTRAEICELLKDSQFLAPDVTSAQVNTVVSGALDRLHYEKDPCVKYDIGRKLWIYLHRNRSQEEFERIHQAQAAAAKARKALQQKPKPAAKPSGSKDGGNKTGFLEAGQDIGSNPMSPIPTTPTPNTPGTPKSPLPSTVTTPTKTRVPDTIKTSPGVLLVSPPSLPQLGTILPTSQACPPASQPVTSHAARIVSHLTAGSLPQVRVVPAQPGLGSSAGSQQATLVHQTPHQIRMPVSVSAKGISQAVVSVPLRSQPASSPVQVPTTLSVSAVTVAKPQSGSPGSPATNPASPAVLQGVTSPNIKQVSITGQLGVKSPGAGIPITATNLRIQGKDVLRLPPSSITTDAKGQTVLRITPDMMATLAKSPVTTVKLTSDFLGSASTGGKSISATLHVTPPHPSPSSVSSAASCTGEVQTTKAGHVASTLLKAAGDTTIRLMPTLAVTVADQKSRTFSTVTSPDKTGATIRIMPGLGVIPQKPGQTITMTTTTGSKPLTASTCANVVTMPASVVAGAKGITVASGASGSPLTLGTATATVRQVPTTVVTTQTGKLPARITVPLSVLNQPLKSKSVVTTPIVKGSLNTNISSLGRNIILTTMPAGTKLIAGNKPVSFVTAQQFQQLQQQGQATQVRIQTVPAQQVQHMAAGSPKSVSTVVVTTAPSPKCTPDTPPAPQQ comes from the exons ATGGACGCCCTTGCACACATGCTTTCGGACCCTCTTGATCCAAAAGAAGAGAACGATGAGCAAATCACCGAGGAGTGCATGCTGGGGAACTGCAGAGTGAGCCTTCCAGAGGACCTCCTGGAGGAC CCTGAAATTTTCTTCTCTGTGCTGAGTGAAAGCACTTGGCGTGAAGTACTGACAGATTCCCAGCGGCAGCACCTTCGTCAGTTTCTGCCGCAGTTTCCTGAGAACAATAGTGTGGAGCAGGACAGTACCATCAGTGACCTATTCAATAATAAAAATTTTAACTTTGGGAACCCCCTTCATCTTGCACAAAAACTATTCAGAG ATGGTTACTTCAATCCTGaggtggtcaagtacagacaacTGTGTGCCAAGTCCCAGAGGAAACGACAGGTGCACTGCCTTCAGCAGTATTACCACAGGCTGCTGAAGCAGATCCTCGTCTCCAGAAAg GAGCTGCTGGACTTTGCAGTACAAAATGGTCTGGACTTTCCACATAAAAGAAGGTTACCAACCAAAACCCATGCAGAAATGCGGGAGGCAAGGGTGACAAGAAGATTGAGTCGCATAATGAAGGAGGTCAAAGCTGAGTGTGGGGACAGCAATGCTTCATCTGATGATGATG ATATATCACCATGGACTCCGGCACCTCAGTCACCCTCTTCTCCAACACCCACGGTCTCAGTCAGAGTACTACCAAGCCTCTCCACTCAAGACATGAAGAGTACTG aaaaaatagaacTTGGTGAGCAGGATTTGAAAGTCATGCTGCAGAATCATCGTGAGAAGAGGAAGCGACAACCG gACCATCCAGACTTGATAACCTCTGATATCCACCTTGGAGACATACTTTCAAGAGCAAACATGGGTCGTAAAGGGACTATGC CACTCTTCGATCTGTCTTTGCCTAAGAAGAAGATCAGagatgagagaaggaagaagaaaatgaggacGATAAAAGTTGAATCTGAGGACACCTGTGACACTCTTGCACCTCCAGACACCCCATCAGCTCCACCAGCAAACATGATCAACTCCCTGCCAGATGCACCGTCTACCCCGCTAACCAACATTAAGGAGGA aGTTGTGGAGGAGTATCTAAGCAGTCCCGTTCCAGTTGAGGAAATAGTCGCCAGTTTTTTCAGTTTGCTGGAAAACATCTTGAGGACAGAAGGTCCTGCCAGTACTTCAGTG TTGGAGGAGAAAGTTCAAATATGGCAGTCATCTCCAGCAAGTTCCATTAATGCATGGTTTTCTTCAGCCTCGTGCTGGTCTGACTTGGTTGTTCAAGCCCTGCAGTTTCTTGCAGGAGAGACTAAAG ATGGCATGATGGCACTTCCCAGTggcttttctccatttgtggaatTTTCTGATGAATGTCAACAGTGGAGGTGGATCG GTCCCACTCAGGATACAGAGAAGGATTTGAGTGCACTGTGTCAGTTGTGGTTAGACTCCAAAGATTTCATTgtcaag acagaaaatgaagaaacattagacATGACCTCTCCCACACCGAGACT TTCAACTGATTATGTCGTGCGTCCCAGCACTGGAGATGAGAGACAAGTGTTTCAAGTCCAG gAGCAGCAACGGTACAACCAGCCACATAAGGCTTTCACGTTTAGGATGCATGGCTTTGAATCTGTGGTGGGTCCAGTTAAAGGAGTGTTCGATAAGGAGATGTCACTAAACAAAGCCAGGGAGCACACGCTGCTGCGCTCAGACCGACCACCATACGTCACCATTCTTTCTCTGG taCGGGATGCAGCAGCCAGATTACCCAATGGGGAGGGAACGAGAGCAGAGATCTGTGAACTGCTGAAAGACTCACAGTTTCTTGCTCCAGATGTCACAAGTGCACAG GTGAATACAGTTGTCAGCGGGGCTCTGGATAGACTTCACTATGAGAAAGACCCCTGTGTCAAGTATGACATCGGCCGCAAACTGTGGATTTACCTGCACCGCAATCGCAGCCAGGAAGAGTTTG AGAGGATCCACCAGGCTCAAGCTGCAGCTGCAAAAGCAAGAAAAGCTCTACAGCAAAAACCGAAACCAGCAGCTAAACCT TCTGGAAGCAAAGATGGAGGCAACAAAACTGGATTTTTGGAAGCAGGACAGGATATAGGTTCTAATCCCATGTCACCAATCCCGACGACACCCACTCCGAACACACCTGGAACCCCCAAATCACCCTTaccctccacagtcaccacacCAACAAAAACCAGAGTCCCAGATACAATCAAAACCAGCCCAGG TGTTCTTCTTGTGTCCCCTCCATCGTTGCCCCAGCTGGGAACTATTTTGCCCACAAGTCAGGCTTGTCCACCAGCTTCACAGCCAGTTACATCCCACGCAGCTCGTATAGTGAGTCACCTGACGGCAGGTTCTCTTCCACAAGTACGAGTCGTTCCTGCTCAGCCTGGCCTGGGGTCATCGGCAGGAAGTCAGCAAGCCACACTGGTACATCAGACCCCTCACCAGATCCGGATGCCAGTGTCAGTGTCTGCTAAAGGAATTTCACAG GCTGTGGTGTCTGTGCCTTTAAGAAGTCAACCTGCTAGCAGTCCAGTCCAGGTTCCAACTACATtgtctgtgtcagctgtaaCTGTGGCCAAACCTCAATCTGGATCACCTGGTAGCCCAGCTACCAACCCTGCTTCTCCAGCTGTGCTGCAAGGAGTCACCAGCCCAAACATCAAACAG GTGTCTATCACAGGACAACTGGGAGTAAAGTCTCCAGGAGCAGGAATTCCTATCACAGCTACAAACCTTCGCATCCAAGGCAAAGATGTCCTACGCCTCCCACCATCGTCCATAACCACAGATGCTAAAGGCCAAACAGTGCTGCGGATCACCCCAGACATGATGGCAACACTTGCCAAATCCCCAGTTACGACCGTCAAGCTCACTTCTGACTTTCTGGGCTCTGCCTCCACAGGCGGCAAGAGCATATCAGCCACTCTTCACGTGACACCACCCCATCCTTCACCTTCTTCGGTGTCCAGTGCTGCATCCTGTACTGGGGAAGTACAGACCACTAAAGCAGGACACGTTGCCTCGACCTTGTTAAAGGCTGCAGGAGACACGACCATTCGTTTGATGCCCACGTTGGCCGTCACTGTGGCCGACCAAAAATCTAGGACCTTCTCCACTGTGACTTCCCCAGACAAGACCGGCGCCACAATTCGGATAATGCCGGGCCTGGGTGTAATTCCACAGAAACCAGGTCAGACCATCACAATGACCACCACCACTGGCAGTAAACCTCTCACAGCAAGTACATGTGCTAACGTAGTGACCATGCCTGCCAGTGTTGTGGCCGGTGCTAAAGGGATCACAGTGGCTTCTGGAGCTTCGGGGTCACCTCTGACGCTAGGAACAGCTACAGCTACTGTGCGACAGGTCCCTACTACAGTTGTCACCACACAAACG GGGAAGTTACCCGCACGGATCACAGTCCCCCTGTCTGTCCTCAATCAGCCACTGAAGAGCAAGAGTGTTGTAACGACACCCATTGTGAAAGGAAGCCTGAACACAAA TATTAGCAGCCTGGGCAGAAACATCATTCTCACCACCATGCCTGCTGGCACGAAGCTGATTGCAGGAAACAAACCTGTCAGTTTTGTCACAGCGCAACAGTTCcaacagcttcagcagcaagGACAGGCCACACAG GTTCGGATCCAGACAGTTCCAGCGCAGCAGGTTCAGCACATGGCTGCAGGCTCCCCAAAATCTGTTTCAACAGTCGTAGTCACAACAGCACCTTCACCAAAATGTACGCCTGATACTCCACCGGCTCCACAACAGTGA
- the tmem45b gene encoding transmembrane protein 45B, whose amino-acid sequence MANFGGHAIPGSFFLLYGFWLTVKYVLQHYWRTNQPKGRQTLPPIFKRLDYIEGGFQIFAAFIGIMVEQFVVDGPHAHLYNDGGWIKLMNWQHSTMYLFFGISGIALILSTKFQLVPRGVGRFGLSLALFVEGFLFYYHVHSRPLLDAHIHTLLLVAVFGGSASIMLEMFIRDNIILELFGSCMFILQGSWFYQIGFVLYPPSGVEWILTEHANVMFVTMCFCWHLAVALLLVTSTAVVVWLTVVQFSARGRDIEIGMRNTSSELTSQKALLQESDEE is encoded by the exons ATGGCCAACTTTGGAGGACACGCTATTCCTGGCTCTTTTTTCCTGCTCTATGGCTTCTGGCTAACAGTGAAATATGTTCTCCAACACTACTGGAGGACAAACCAGCCTAAAGGACGACAGACTTTGCCGCCAATCTTTAAAAGACTGGACTACATTGAAGGAGGGTTCCAGATATTTGCTGCTTTTATTG GTATTATGGTTGAGCAGTTTGTGGTGGACGGGCCACATGCTCATCTCTACAACGACGGCGGGTGGATTAAGTTGATGAACTGGCAGCACAGCACAATGTATCTGTTCTTTGGGATTTCTGGAATAGCTCTGATTTTAAGTACAAAATTCCAACTGGTGCCAAGAGGAGTGGGCCGCTTTGGTCTCTCGTTAGCTCTTTTTGTTGAAG GGTTTCTGTTTTACTACCATGTGCACAGTCGACCTCTTCTGGACGCCCACATCCACACCTTGCTCCTGGTGGCGGTGTTTGGAGGCTCAGCCAGCATCATGCTGGAGATGTTCATAAGAGACAACATTATTTTAGAGCTGTTCGGGTCATGCATGTTCATCCTACAGGGTTCGTGGTTCTACCAG ATTGGATTCGTACTTTACCCACCAAGTGGAGTGGAATGGATCTTGACCGAGCACGCCAACGTCATGTTCGTCACAATGTGCTTCTGCTGGCATTTAGCTGTGGCCCTGCTTTTAGTCACTTCCACTGCAGTTGTAGTTTGGTT GACTGTGGTGCAATTCTCGGCAAGGGGACGAGACATAGAGATCGGAATGCGTAACACATCCTCTGAATTGACCTCTCAAAAAGCTTTGCTTCAAGAGTCAGATGAAGAATGA